Genomic window (Synechococcus sp. LA31):
AAGCACCGGAATCTGCCGCAGCCGCAGTGCCTCTAGTGAAAGCAACGTGTGATTGAGGGTGCCTAGGCCGCTGCGGGCTACCAGCAGCACCGGCAGTTGCCAGCGCTGCAACTGCTCGATTTGGAGCAGATCCAGCCGCAAGGGCACGAGTAGCCCACCGGCGGTTTCCACCACCAACGGGCCCGGGTGGGCTGGCAGCTCCAGGCGCGCCGGATCGATCGGCGCCTGGCCTTCCAGGCTGGTGGCCCAGTGGGGTGAGACGGGGGCCTGCAGTCGATAGGCCTCTGGAAGGATCCGCTCAGGCGGCACTCCCAGCCAGCGCTGCACCCGGTCGCGATCGCCTTCGCCGTCATCGAGGCCGCATTGCACCGGTTTCCAGTAGTGGGCCCCCAGTCCCTGCACCAGTAGGGCGCTCACCACGGTTTTGCCCACATCGGTGTCGGTGCCGCATACCACCAGACGGTTGGTCATCGCTTTTGCCCCATCAGCACGAGCACGTGCCACACGATGGACTGCTCTGGCCCCGGCCAGTGGCGGATCAGTCGCCGCAGCTCACCAGGCGTCAGGCGCTGGGCGCGGCTGGCCTGGGCGCCAATGGCCTTGATCTGTTGCAGAAAGGCCACAGCGCCGGGGTTTGGGCGGCTGAAGCGCAGCACCCGGCCTTGATGCAGCTGCAGGGATGGCTGGGTGGCCTCGATCAGCTGTGTGGCCTCTGGTAGTGCCAGGGCGGTGCAGGGCACATCGGCCTGCTCGGCTGCTTGATGCCAGAGGCCAAAACTGCCCTGGCAGGGCACCGCCAGGAGCAAGGCTCCACCCCTTCGCAAGGCATCGCACCAGTGGCGTAGCTGGACAACTGGTTGTTCCAGCCACTGCAGCGCAAAGCTGGAGGCGAGCAAGGCAGAGTTCTGCAGATCCTCTGGCAGGCCGCGATTGAGATCCCATTGGCGCCGCAGGACCGGATCCGCCAGGGGGTCCTGCTCGAGCAGCGGCAGGCACGCGTCGAGCCTGAGCAATGCCTGGCCGGGGGCTTGGGCCTCGATGGCGCGGGCCAGCAGACCATTCCCTGCGCCGAGATCGACGCGGGTGCCGTCTGGGAGCGGTGGGGTGAGCCGCGCCAGCCTTGCGGCAACGGCGGCTTGCAGGGTGGCTCCACGTTCGTAGGCCGGGGCGCTGCGGCTGAAGCAGTGCTCCACGTGGGTGCTGAAGGATTGCTCAGCAGGATTCATGGTTGATCCAGCCGATCACGCGTGCCGGCAGCTCGGGATCCAGCAGGCAGTGGCCCGCGCCAGGCAGCACCCACACCTCTGCAGCGGGGAGCGCCTCGCGCAGGGCAGCGCGGCTGCTGGGCTGCACGATCCGATCCTCCTCGGCCTCCACAATCAATGCTCGTGCGCCGCTTGGGAAGCCGTGCGGGAGCCCTGTGGTGTGGCTGAGCTTGTCTAGGTCTTGGCGCAGTCGGAGCAGCCCCTCGCTGCCGATGCCCTGCTCCAGCGGTCCTGGGGGCAAGGCCCCCGGCGGTTGCGGTGCTGCCGCCTCGCGAAAAAACTCCCGTAGCAGCGCTGTGGCCTCGCCTGCCTCGAGGCGAGCGTCCATGGCCCGCAGGGCGGCTTGGGTGGCGCGGCCCTCGCGGCCGGGAGGCACGAAGGCCGCAAAGCTGGCCAGCAGCACCGCATCGGTGGCCTGCTCCCAGAGGACGGCGGGCAGCAGGTGAGGGCCCATGGAGTGTCCGATCACCACGCGCCGCGTTGCCTGGGGATCCCACGACGGTTGCTGCGGCTCCAGGCTCCCGTAGCCCCGCTCCGCACGGCTGAATTGCCACCCCCGACCTTCTGCCAGAGCAGCCCAGGGTTGCCAGGAGCGGCTGTCGCCAGCCCAGCCGTGCAGCCCGATCAGATGGGTTTGAACCATTGGGTTAGGGCTCATGGCAGTCCCAGGGCGCTGACCAGCTGTTCGAGGCTGCCGTTTGGAAGATCGTGGCGCAGCACCAGCCTCAGCCTGGCCTGACCTTCCGGCACGGTGGGAGGGCGGATCGCCACGCTCAGCAGCCCGGCTTGCTCCAGCTGCTGCTGCAGGGCCAGGGCGCGGAGGTCGCTCCCCACCAGCAGCGGCAGGATCGGCCCCCGCCCCGGTGGCCGCGACCAGCCGGCAGCCTCCAGCCGATGGCGCCAGCGCTCGGCTCGCTCCAACAGAGCGGCTCCACGGCTGGGATGCTGCTGGATCTGCTCCAGGGCTGCCAGCGCCGCGGCAGCCAGGGGCGGGGCCAGGGCCGTGGTGTAGCGGAAGGGGCCTGAGTGCTGCAGCAGCCATTCGCCCACCAGCGCATCGCCGGCCAGAAAAGCGCCGCCGCTGCCGAAGGCCTTGCCGAAGGTGCCGCTGATCAGGCTGACCCCCTCCACGCCATGGCCCAGGCCGCGGCCGCCGGGGCCCAGCACCCCAAGGGCGTGGGCTTCATCCAGAAGCAGGGCGGCGTTGTGGCGCTGGCAGAGGGCGCTGAGGGCAACCAGATCCGGTGAGGTGCCCTCCATCGAGAAGAGGCTTTCACTGATCACCAGTAGCCGGCGCTGGGGTGCATCACGGCGGGCGTGCTCGAGTCGCCGTTGCAGATCGGTGAGGTTGTTGTGGGCGAAGCGCTGCAGCCGGGCGCCGCTGGCTTGCACCCCCACCAGCAGGGAGTGGTGGATCAGTCGGTCGGCCAGCACCAGGGTGCGGCGATCCGCCAGGGCCTGCACCGCGGCCAGGTTGGCTTGGAAACCGCTGGGGAAGAGGAGCACCCGAGCACGGCCCAGCCACTGGGCTAGGGCCGCTTCGAGTTGCTCATGCACCGGTCGGTTGCCGCTCACCAGGCGCGAGGCGCCGGCTCCCACCCCTTCGCTGGCCATGCAGCGGCTGGCGGCTTCGATCAAGGCCGGGTGGCAGGCGAGGCCTAGATAGTCGTTGCTGGCTAGGTCAAGGAGAGGTTGTTCGCCGTGATCGCAGTTGCGCAGGCCCGCTTCGGGTGCTGGCTGCCAACTGCGCAGCTGGCGCCGCCGCTCCGCAGGCAGCTGCTCGAGCGCCTGGGCCAAGGGAGCGCTCCAGGGAGCCTCTGAGCCGGGGGCATCCGCCTGAACCAAGCCCGCTGCTGCGTTGAAGTGACTATCTCAGTCTGCCCGCCGGACTGCTGCCCATAGGATCTGCTAATGCCCAGCAGCTCCCCGGCCTCCGCCGCCGCGTCCAGCTCCGATGGCGCTTCGGCCGCCGTGCCGCCGCTTGGGCAGCTGTTTCCCTTCCCGCTCGACGGGTTTCAGCTCGATGCCATTGATGCCCTCAATCAGGGGCATTCGGTGGTGGTGAGTGCCCCCACCGGTTCGGGAAAAACCTTGGTGGGTGAGTACGCCATTCACCGCGCGCTGGCCCACGGGCGCAAAGTTTTCTACACAACTCCGCTCAAGGCGCTCTCCAACCAGAAGCTCCGCGATTTCCGCGAGCAGTTCGGCGCTGAGCGGGTGGGGTTGATGACGGGTGATCTCACGGTGAATCGTGAGGCTTCCGTGGTGGTGATGACCACCGAGATCTTCCGCAACATGCTTTACGCGGAGGCCGATCAGGGCGACGACCCCCTAGAGGGTGT
Coding sequences:
- the bioD gene encoding dethiobiotin synthase is translated as MTNRLVVCGTDTDVGKTVVSALLVQGLGAHYWKPVQCGLDDGEGDRDRVQRWLGVPPERILPEAYRLQAPVSPHWATSLEGQAPIDPARLELPAHPGPLVVETAGGLLVPLRLDLLQIEQLQRWQLPVLLVARSGLGTLNHTLLSLEALRLRQIPVLGVLLNGPPHANNQQTLEALAGVPILGCLQPLEAINSANLAQQWQELELSHKLQA
- a CDS encoding SAM-dependent methyltransferase, with the protein product MNPAEQSFSTHVEHCFSRSAPAYERGATLQAAVAARLARLTPPLPDGTRVDLGAGNGLLARAIEAQAPGQALLRLDACLPLLEQDPLADPVLRRQWDLNRGLPEDLQNSALLASSFALQWLEQPVVQLRHWCDALRRGGALLLAVPCQGSFGLWHQAAEQADVPCTALALPEATQLIEATQPSLQLHQGRVLRFSRPNPGAVAFLQQIKAIGAQASRAQRLTPGELRRLIRHWPGPEQSIVWHVLVLMGQKR
- a CDS encoding alpha/beta fold hydrolase; the encoded protein is MSPNPMVQTHLIGLHGWAGDSRSWQPWAALAEGRGWQFSRAERGYGSLEPQQPSWDPQATRRVVIGHSMGPHLLPAVLWEQATDAVLLASFAAFVPPGREGRATQAALRAMDARLEAGEATALLREFFREAAAPQPPGALPPGPLEQGIGSEGLLRLRQDLDKLSHTTGLPHGFPSGARALIVEAEEDRIVQPSSRAALREALPAAEVWVLPGAGHCLLDPELPARVIGWINHESC
- a CDS encoding aminotransferase class I/II-fold pyridoxal phosphate-dependent enzyme; the protein is MVQADAPGSEAPWSAPLAQALEQLPAERRRQLRSWQPAPEAGLRNCDHGEQPLLDLASNDYLGLACHPALIEAASRCMASEGVGAGASRLVSGNRPVHEQLEAALAQWLGRARVLLFPSGFQANLAAVQALADRRTLVLADRLIHHSLLVGVQASGARLQRFAHNNLTDLQRRLEHARRDAPQRRLLVISESLFSMEGTSPDLVALSALCQRHNAALLLDEAHALGVLGPGGRGLGHGVEGVSLISGTFGKAFGSGGAFLAGDALVGEWLLQHSGPFRYTTALAPPLAAAALAALEQIQQHPSRGAALLERAERWRHRLEAAGWSRPPGRGPILPLLVGSDLRALALQQQLEQAGLLSVAIRPPTVPEGQARLRLVLRHDLPNGSLEQLVSALGLP